A genomic region of Nostoc sp. UHCC 0702 contains the following coding sequences:
- a CDS encoding restriction endonuclease subunit S produces MKVDTFFHNFELLTDAPNAVVKLREIILQLSVKGKLAHQYLNDEPASVMLKNIEIEKENLIKQKKIKRIDSLPAIDFNNLPYAIPKNWEWVRLGSLVEVITKGSSPKWQGINYVEDNSGTLFITSENVQNYVIDVTEPKFVESKFNEIEPRSILKRNDILMNIVGASIGRTAIFDRDDVANINQAVCLIRFISPEKFIELRYILHFFNSPVCISFMFDKQVDSARANLSMGNIAKFPIPLPPLVEQKRIVEKCDRLLSICDEIEKRQQQRQESIVRMNESAIAQLLSSQNPDKFRQHWQAAVNALH; encoded by the coding sequence ATGAAAGTAGATACTTTTTTTCATAATTTTGAATTGTTGACTGATGCACCGAATGCAGTGGTAAAATTACGGGAAATAATTTTGCAGTTGTCGGTAAAGGGGAAACTTGCTCATCAATATCTCAATGATGAACCTGCTTCAGTTATGTTAAAAAATATTGAAATTGAAAAAGAAAATCTAATAAAACAGAAAAAAATCAAAAGAATTGATTCATTGCCTGCTATTGATTTTAATAACTTACCTTATGCAATTCCAAAAAATTGGGAGTGGGTTAGATTAGGTTCACTTGTGGAAGTGATTACTAAGGGTTCTTCTCCCAAATGGCAAGGAATAAATTACGTTGAGGATAACTCTGGCACTCTTTTTATAACAAGCGAAAATGTTCAAAATTATGTAATTGATGTAACTGAACCTAAATTCGTTGAATCAAAGTTTAATGAAATAGAGCCACGCTCAATACTAAAGCGGAACGATATTTTAATGAACATTGTAGGCGCATCAATTGGTCGTACTGCAATATTCGATAGAGATGATGTTGCAAATATAAATCAGGCAGTGTGCTTGATAAGATTTATTTCGCCTGAAAAGTTTATTGAGCTTCGCTACATCCTTCACTTCTTCAACAGTCCTGTTTGTATCAGTTTCATGTTCGATAAGCAGGTTGATAGTGCGAGAGCAAATTTAAGTATGGGTAACATTGCAAAATTCCCAATTCCTCTACCACCCCTTGTGGAACAAAAACGCATTGTAGAAAAGTGCGATCGCCTGCTTTCCATCTGCGACGAAATCGAAAAACGGCAGCAGCAAAGGCAAGAGAGCATTGTGAGGATGAATGAGAGCGCGATCGCTCAACTCCTCTCTTCACAAAATCCCGACAAATTCCGCCAACACTGGCAGGCAGCAGTTAATGCTTTGCACTGA
- a CDS encoding heterocyst differentiation related protein encodes MSESMAFIGGVAVAGLAALVLLKGTTTPLQNFAVTPQMPQVVGPVMQPQVPYQPYGQPPYMGQPPAAPNPDQRVEMERFKMDMERLKTDNEQLRSQNQGLLQNYNALQQQIMQNNLQKPVPAIQPQNPWWSSPIVWAVGGATLTIGGGVVVAGVLALFSPRQRPTRTVQVIHPYQGPTPPLVPVRRAEFLPSSRAEARRVEAPEYDQMQ; translated from the coding sequence ATGAGTGAGAGTATGGCGTTTATTGGTGGGGTCGCCGTAGCTGGTCTGGCGGCTCTTGTATTACTCAAGGGTACAACTACTCCCCTACAAAACTTTGCTGTGACTCCGCAAATGCCCCAGGTAGTAGGGCCGGTAATGCAACCGCAAGTGCCATATCAACCATATGGACAACCACCTTATATGGGTCAACCGCCTGCTGCTCCTAATCCTGATCAGCGTGTGGAAATGGAACGGTTTAAAATGGACATGGAGCGTTTAAAAACCGACAATGAGCAGCTCAGGTCGCAAAATCAAGGACTGCTGCAAAATTACAACGCCTTGCAGCAGCAAATAATGCAAAATAACCTGCAAAAACCAGTACCAGCAATCCAACCTCAGAACCCTTGGTGGTCTTCACCCATCGTTTGGGCTGTGGGAGGTGCGACTTTAACTATTGGCGGTGGCGTTGTTGTAGCTGGAGTATTAGCTTTATTCTCACCACGGCAGCGTCCTACCCGTACAGTGCAAGTGATTCACCCCTACCAAGGCCCCACACCGCCCTTAGTACCTGTACGTCGCGCTGAGTTTCTGCCCTCTTCGCGCGCCGAAGCCAGACGAGTAGAAGCCCCAGAATACGACCAGATGCAATAA
- a CDS encoding lipoxygenase, with protein sequence MSQINTEYSSSILNKKNIISDTIDLLKLLYAVVKLYQAAFQDFTYKYNYDYLNPLAITNVPVLTIIINNQPINIPLLPKGELPNLKWVIAVVIRLLVIQLNTSLISQPGLFKSIIAVSLNAIGDEINKPEAQAELGAIILKLKSLIEEIDQDQKVDEQLEIAKIQQPKENISHPAIDEEFQEIEKQIDQFLAANPDKINPNLKEISEEPQIEILKQIIKFTAKLAELAKYQATDFKSASNSFSLKDYNQQFQAIAKPHISFHFQEDRYFAYMQVAGSNPVVLRQVSQLDSRLPITEDKYSEISKLYGVADTLNNALAEGRIYLADYTLLGTLVNGIYLGELKYISAPLALFAVPPNSYTVRSLFPVAISYQQPSISNNWLLFTPLVTDTDADTWMTAKNIVEMADSNYHELVSHLGRTHLVVEAFVVATNQLPDNHNLKKLLKPHLEGTVLINYGAHTTLIAPGGGVEELLASSLGSDQTLGANGAQSYLFNFNDIAFPDTLKSRGVDDTSKLPTYPYRDDGLLIWGAIQSWVKEYFSLYYISNLSVLKDQHLQTWGATLISLQGGRLQNFGDDGQGHIKTLDYLVKAVSTIIFTASAQHAAVNFPQKELMMYTPAFPLARYLPAPIDSQQLENFINGLPPLKQALDQINLLYLLGSIHYTNLGNYSASAFTDPNVTTALNKFQANLKDIEQQIHQRNSNSKDDRIIPYEFLLPTKIPQSINI encoded by the coding sequence ATGTCACAGATTAACACTGAATATTCTTCATCTATCTTAAATAAGAAAAATATCATCTCAGATACCATCGATTTACTGAAACTGTTATACGCAGTTGTAAAATTATATCAAGCTGCATTTCAAGATTTTACGTATAAATATAACTACGATTATTTAAATCCTTTAGCTATAACAAATGTACCTGTATTAACAATTATAATTAACAACCAACCTATTAATATACCTCTTCTTCCCAAAGGAGAACTTCCCAACCTAAAATGGGTAATTGCAGTAGTAATTCGATTACTTGTTATTCAGTTAAATACATCTTTAATTTCCCAACCAGGTTTATTTAAATCAATAATAGCCGTTTCTTTAAATGCGATTGGTGACGAAATCAACAAGCCAGAAGCTCAAGCAGAATTAGGCGCTATTATTTTAAAACTGAAGTCCCTTATAGAAGAAATTGACCAAGATCAGAAAGTTGATGAGCAACTTGAGATTGCTAAAATTCAACAACCAAAAGAAAATATTAGTCACCCTGCAATTGATGAAGAATTTCAAGAAATTGAAAAACAGATTGATCAATTCTTAGCTGCAAATCCAGATAAAATTAACCCAAATTTAAAAGAAATAAGTGAAGAACCTCAAATTGAAATTCTTAAGCAAATAATTAAATTTACGGCTAAGTTAGCAGAACTAGCTAAGTATCAAGCCACAGATTTCAAGTCTGCTTCTAATTCTTTTAGCCTGAAAGATTACAACCAACAATTTCAAGCTATAGCCAAACCGCATATTTCTTTTCACTTTCAAGAAGATAGATATTTTGCTTATATGCAGGTGGCTGGCTCCAACCCAGTTGTGCTACGGCAGGTATCACAATTAGATTCGCGTTTACCAATTACTGAAGACAAATATTCTGAGATTTCTAAATTATATGGAGTTGCAGATACTCTTAATAATGCACTAGCTGAAGGTCGAATTTATTTAGCAGACTATACTCTGTTAGGTACTTTGGTAAATGGCATTTATCTAGGAGAACTAAAGTATATTTCTGCTCCTTTAGCGCTCTTTGCAGTGCCACCAAATAGCTATACAGTTCGCTCTTTATTCCCAGTAGCAATTAGTTATCAGCAGCCTTCAATTAGTAATAATTGGCTTTTATTTACACCCTTAGTTACTGATACCGACGCAGATACATGGATGACTGCCAAGAATATTGTAGAAATGGCAGATAGCAACTATCACGAGTTAGTCAGTCACTTAGGCCGTACTCACTTAGTGGTTGAGGCTTTTGTTGTGGCAACTAATCAATTACCTGACAACCACAATCTTAAAAAACTGCTGAAACCTCATCTTGAGGGTACTGTATTAATTAATTATGGCGCTCATACAACCTTAATCGCCCCTGGAGGTGGTGTAGAAGAACTGCTAGCTAGCAGTCTTGGCAGTGACCAAACTTTAGGTGCTAATGGAGCGCAAAGCTACCTGTTTAACTTTAATGATATTGCCTTTCCTGATACTTTAAAAAGTCGGGGTGTTGACGATACTAGCAAACTACCTACTTACCCCTATAGAGATGACGGGTTATTGATTTGGGGGGCTATTCAAAGTTGGGTTAAAGAATATTTCAGTCTCTACTATATCAGTAATTTATCAGTTCTTAAGGATCAACATTTACAGACTTGGGGAGCTACATTGATTTCTCTTCAAGGAGGCCGCTTACAAAATTTTGGTGATGATGGACAAGGGCATATTAAAACGCTAGATTATCTAGTGAAAGCTGTCTCGACGATTATTTTTACGGCTAGCGCTCAACATGCTGCTGTTAATTTTCCGCAAAAGGAACTGATGATGTATACACCAGCATTTCCTTTAGCCCGTTATTTACCTGCACCTATAGATTCCCAGCAGTTAGAGAATTTCATCAATGGACTACCGCCGCTAAAGCAAGCACTAGATCAGATAAATTTACTTTATTTACTTGGCTCTATCCACTACACAAATTTAGGCAATTATTCCGCATCAGCTTTTACAGATCCAAATGTCACAACAGCTTTGAATAAATTCCAGGCAAACCTCAAAGACATTGAGCAACAGATTCACCAGAGAAATAGTAATAGTAAGGATGATAGGATAATACCTTACGAGTTTTTGCTCCCTACCAAGATTCCTCAAAGTATCAATATCTAA
- a CDS encoding UPF0104 family protein, protein MMKRILRWLILGGTLFFLGKALKDHWFEVTAIRIDGVGWAILAIATGVTLLAHTWAGWIWTWVLQELNQPVQPAVFIQVYLKTNIAKYLPGNVWHYYGRIVAAKNANVSAGAATLSVLLEPLLMAAAALIIIVLFGSQLAVANDSFVVQILRALSLVAVLCVVHPWFLNPAVSFLSRLKARKSNTKSAISLRLERYPLIPLLGELGFLGLRGTGFILTMFALGSLNSNQIPLLLGAFSVAWLLGLVVPGAPGGLGVFEATAIALLQHHFPAALVISAIALYRLISIIAETAGAALAWLDEKLVKS, encoded by the coding sequence ATGATGAAACGAATTTTACGCTGGTTAATTTTGGGCGGGACGCTGTTTTTTTTAGGGAAAGCCTTGAAGGATCACTGGTTCGAGGTGACAGCTATCCGCATTGATGGAGTGGGATGGGCAATTTTAGCGATCGCCACGGGCGTAACTTTACTAGCACATACTTGGGCTGGCTGGATATGGACTTGGGTTCTTCAAGAGTTAAATCAACCTGTACAGCCTGCTGTGTTCATTCAAGTTTACCTCAAAACCAATATTGCTAAGTATTTACCCGGTAATGTCTGGCATTATTACGGACGAATTGTCGCGGCAAAAAATGCTAATGTTTCTGCTGGTGCAGCTACTTTAAGTGTTTTGCTGGAACCGCTACTGATGGCGGCTGCTGCTTTAATTATTATTGTTTTATTTGGTAGCCAGTTGGCGGTAGCTAATGATAGCTTTGTTGTACAAATACTACGAGCGCTGAGTTTAGTAGCAGTGCTTTGTGTGGTTCATCCTTGGTTTTTGAACCCAGCAGTTAGCTTTTTGTCCCGCTTGAAGGCAAGAAAATCTAATACTAAGTCAGCCATTAGTTTAAGGCTCGAACGCTATCCCCTAATACCTTTGTTAGGAGAATTAGGATTTTTAGGACTGCGTGGTACTGGATTTATTTTAACTATGTTTGCCTTGGGTTCGCTGAACTCTAATCAAATTCCTTTATTGCTAGGGGCTTTTAGTGTTGCTTGGCTGCTAGGTTTAGTTGTTCCTGGTGCGCCTGGTGGGTTGGGCGTATTTGAAGCTACTGCGATCGCACTTTTGCAGCATCACTTTCCAGCAGCGTTAGTTATTAGCGCGATCGCCTTATATCGTTTAATTAGTATCATAGCTGAAACTGCTGGTGCTGCTTTAGCTTGGCTTGATGAAAAACTTGTTAAATCTTAA
- a CDS encoding DUF3007 family protein, whose protein sequence is MRRIDAIGIGLGVFIAGGLAYVGLELVGLDGQQAGIWSQVLLVSGLIGWLFTYAFRAVGKKMTYHQQREQYEQAFFQKRLEELTPEELAKIQAEIEQERQTQV, encoded by the coding sequence ATGCGACGCATCGACGCTATTGGAATCGGCTTAGGCGTTTTTATCGCCGGCGGCTTAGCATATGTAGGATTAGAGCTAGTTGGTTTAGACGGACAGCAAGCTGGTATATGGAGCCAAGTCTTGCTAGTTAGTGGCTTGATTGGCTGGTTATTTACTTATGCTTTCCGGGCAGTAGGGAAAAAAATGACCTACCATCAACAGCGGGAACAGTATGAACAAGCCTTTTTCCAAAAGCGCCTAGAAGAACTGACTCCCGAAGAACTGGCAAAAATTCAAGCTGAAATAGAACAAGAACGACAAACTCAGGTTTAA
- a CDS encoding helix-turn-helix domain-containing protein: protein MFNLTYEFKLKPTRAQAQMFEDWLEINRRVYNYALAERKDWYLSRSCRINACSLKHEYIIPVDAPRPTYASQCKALTAACQCWRNLSGFCEERS from the coding sequence GTGTTTAACCTGACATACGAATTTAAGTTAAAGCCAACCCGCGCACAGGCTCAAATGTTTGAAGACTGGCTAGAAATTAATCGCCGTGTCTACAACTATGCTTTGGCTGAACGCAAAGATTGGTATTTATCACGTAGCTGTCGGATTAACGCTTGTTCACTCAAACACGAATACATTATTCCTGTTGATGCTCCTCGCCCAACCTACGCTAGTCAGTGCAAAGCATTAACTGCTGCCTGCCAGTGTTGGCGGAATTTGTCGGGATTTTGTGAAGAGAGGAGTTGA
- a CDS encoding tryptophan synthase subunit alpha translates to MTAISDRFEKLAQNQECALIPFITAGDPDLATTAAALQTLDRNGADIIELGIPYSDPLADGPVIQAAATRALQRGINFDQVLEMLQATTPSLRSPIVLLTYYNPILHRGINKFLQDVAAAGVSGLVVPDLPLEEAASLLEPASEMGIDLILLIAPTSSAQRIEAIARYSKGFIYLVSVTGVTGVRAKIETRVSNLLKQIRNITEKPIAVGFGISQPSQALQVKEWGADAAIVGSAFVNLLAEGTPEQGLSAIAEFCQSLKAAITTTDNSTNTHFEQEK, encoded by the coding sequence ATGACTGCCATCTCCGATCGCTTTGAAAAATTAGCACAAAATCAAGAGTGCGCTCTGATTCCATTTATTACTGCTGGCGACCCAGATTTAGCAACAACAGCAGCAGCATTGCAGACTTTAGACCGCAATGGGGCAGACATCATTGAATTGGGCATTCCTTACTCCGACCCTCTAGCAGATGGGCCAGTGATTCAAGCTGCTGCTACCCGCGCTTTGCAACGAGGCATAAATTTTGATCAAGTGCTGGAAATGTTGCAAGCAACTACTCCCAGTTTGCGATCGCCCATTGTTTTGCTGACCTACTACAACCCCATTCTGCACCGTGGCATTAACAAGTTTCTCCAAGATGTTGCTGCTGCTGGGGTGTCAGGATTGGTAGTACCTGACTTACCCTTAGAAGAAGCCGCAAGCTTGCTAGAACCAGCCAGTGAAATGGGAATAGATTTAATTTTATTAATTGCTCCCACGAGTTCAGCTCAAAGGATAGAAGCGATCGCTCGTTATTCTAAAGGATTCATTTATTTGGTGAGTGTTACCGGTGTCACAGGCGTGCGAGCCAAGATTGAAACAAGAGTATCAAATCTACTGAAGCAAATACGGAATATTACTGAAAAACCCATTGCAGTAGGGTTTGGTATTTCCCAACCATCACAAGCGCTTCAGGTAAAAGAATGGGGTGCCGATGCTGCAATTGTAGGTAGCGCTTTTGTCAACCTGTTAGCCGAAGGTACACCAGAACAAGGACTGAGTGCGATCGCGGAATTTTGTCAAAGTCTCAAAGCAGCCATCACCACAACTGACAACAGCACAAATACTCATTTTGAACAAGAAAAATAG
- a CDS encoding NAD(P)H-quinone oxidoreductase subunit L produces the protein MIVPLLYLVLAGAYLLIIPVGVLFYLKQRWYVVSAVERTFMYFLVFLFFPGLLVLSPFLNFRPQRRKIEA, from the coding sequence CTGATTGTCCCCCTGCTGTATTTGGTTTTGGCTGGGGCTTACCTGTTGATCATCCCGGTTGGTGTGTTGTTTTACCTAAAACAGCGCTGGTATGTGGTTAGCGCTGTAGAGCGCACCTTTATGTACTTTCTGGTATTCTTATTCTTTCCAGGTTTGTTAGTTCTATCGCCTTTTTTGAATTTTCGGCCACAACGGCGAAAAATTGAAGCGTAA
- a CDS encoding N-6 DNA methylase — protein MPENIILQLGEIVFDPACGTGGFLTAAIDYIRQHFQSADVPEILQRTIRGTEKKPLPFNLCVTNLILHGIDVPSAEHDNTLARPLRDYSLHERVDVIITNPPFGGMEEDGIEDNFPATFRTRETADLFLVLIAHLLKEGGRGAIVLPDGTLFGEGVKTRIKEKLLQDCNLHTIVRLPNGVFNPYTGIKTNLLFFTKGEPTETIWYYEHPYPAGYKSYSKTKPIRFEEFGLEQEWWDNREENEFPWKVSIADLRANNYNLDIKNPHKIDVEHADLDEMLAEHQKLMAELGDVRSKLKFELIEALEGEEKLE, from the coding sequence ATGCCGGAGAATATTATACTCCAATTAGGGGAAATTGTATTTGACCCTGCTTGCGGTACAGGTGGCTTTTTAACAGCAGCAATTGATTACATTCGCCAACATTTTCAAAGTGCTGATGTACCAGAAATTCTGCAACGAACGATTCGTGGGACTGAAAAAAAACCGTTACCTTTTAACCTTTGTGTAACGAATCTGATTTTACATGGTATTGATGTGCCGTCAGCAGAACATGATAATACTTTGGCACGACCATTACGCGATTACAGTCTTCACGAACGGGTGGATGTAATTATCACTAATCCGCCTTTTGGTGGGATGGAAGAAGATGGAATTGAGGACAATTTCCCCGCTACTTTCCGCACACGAGAAACGGCAGATTTATTTCTGGTGCTGATTGCTCATTTACTAAAAGAAGGCGGTAGAGGTGCAATAGTTCTGCCAGATGGAACGCTGTTTGGGGAAGGTGTGAAGACGCGGATTAAAGAAAAATTGCTGCAAGATTGTAATCTGCATACAATTGTGCGTTTACCAAATGGCGTATTTAATCCCTACACAGGTATTAAAACTAATCTGCTATTTTTCACTAAAGGTGAACCAACAGAAACGATTTGGTATTATGAACACCCTTACCCAGCAGGTTATAAGTCATACTCCAAAACTAAGCCTATTCGCTTTGAGGAGTTTGGACTAGAGCAAGAATGGTGGGACAACCGTGAGGAGAATGAATTTCCTTGGAAAGTTTCAATTGCAGATTTGAGAGCGAATAATTACAACCTAGATATTAAAAATCCTCACAAAATTGATGTAGAACACGCTGATTTAGATGAGATGTTAGCAGAACATCAAAAACTCATGGCAGAGTTGGGTGATGTGCGGAGTAAGTTGAAATTTGAGTTGATTGAAGCGTTAGAGGGTGAAGAGAAGTTGGAGTAA
- a CDS encoding PIN domain-containing protein, translating to MTAIHENGYFLDSNIWIYALANNQDINKRNIACQLVNAEGVIISTQVINEVCLNLIKKSSFSEQQITQLIEAFYKGSHIISFNRDILVNSSNLRSRYNFSFWDSLIVACALAAGASILYSEDMQDGLVVDSQLEIVNPFK from the coding sequence ATGACCGCAATTCATGAGAATGGCTATTTTTTAGATTCTAATATCTGGATTTATGCTCTAGCAAATAATCAAGACATTAACAAACGCAATATAGCTTGTCAGCTAGTGAATGCCGAAGGGGTAATCATTAGTACACAAGTTATTAATGAAGTATGTCTAAATCTAATTAAAAAGTCTTCTTTCAGTGAGCAACAAATAACACAGTTAATAGAGGCATTTTATAAAGGTTCTCACATTATTTCATTTAATCGTGATATTTTGGTGAACTCTTCTAATCTTCGGAGTAGATATAATTTTTCTTTTTGGGATAGTTTAATTGTTGCTTGTGCTTTAGCTGCGGGAGCAAGTATTCTCTATTCTGAAGATATGCAGGATGGGTTAGTAGTAGATAGTCAATTAGAAATTGTGAATCCATTTAAATGA
- a CDS encoding DUF1835 domain-containing protein yields the protein MPNVRQPLKQERLNLEQQKKRAKDLLFEYKGEQELALKRFQIHHPQARDIRDFAGFQAKLSDAQLVIARENGLSSWTKLKQHIQRIEQVSQDIARGVVTAFDADFKTLHVRCGSDIQNKLAIAGLCGDFLEFTDPYCQGPVPLDTDKSQFLNTRATFISQAYGITFKDARSRLEREYSQLYRSHEYERVVLWFEHDSYDQLILARILHHFWKNQSFPQRLELICIDSFPGIQRFVGLGQLSSEALRLLWERRRPITRDRLELGHQVWQALSAESPQGLMQIVNTQTPELPSMARALRRHLQELPWIDNGLSLTQQLTLEILKDFKAIAADKLFATLVLEKEPLPYLGDTMYWHMLSEMLQSNYPPLEITMESIEQPWPKRVLQLTETGQALVRKQLNWWKIGNSDRWVGGIHLISGQPVWMWDELRNQPILQ from the coding sequence ATGCCTAATGTGCGCCAGCCGCTCAAACAGGAACGCTTAAATCTTGAACAACAGAAAAAACGAGCTAAGGATCTGCTGTTTGAGTACAAGGGTGAGCAAGAGTTAGCGCTGAAACGTTTTCAGATACATCATCCCCAAGCTAGGGATATTAGAGATTTTGCTGGATTCCAAGCGAAGCTTAGCGATGCTCAACTAGTTATAGCTAGGGAAAATGGGTTATCAAGTTGGACAAAGCTTAAGCAGCATATTCAACGCATTGAGCAAGTTAGTCAGGATATTGCCCGTGGCGTTGTCACAGCTTTCGATGCCGATTTCAAAACGCTGCATGTGCGGTGTGGCTCGGATATTCAAAATAAACTAGCGATCGCAGGTTTGTGTGGTGATTTCCTAGAATTTACCGACCCCTACTGCCAGGGGCCTGTACCTTTGGACACTGATAAGTCGCAATTTCTCAACACACGAGCAACTTTCATCTCACAGGCATACGGCATTACCTTCAAGGATGCCCGAAGCCGCCTAGAACGAGAATATAGCCAATTGTATCGCAGCCATGAATATGAGCGAGTGGTGCTGTGGTTTGAGCATGATTCCTACGACCAGCTAATTCTAGCTCGTATCCTTCACCACTTTTGGAAAAACCAATCATTTCCCCAACGCCTAGAGTTAATTTGCATCGATTCTTTCCCCGGTATTCAACGCTTTGTAGGGCTGGGGCAACTTTCATCTGAGGCACTCCGCCTGCTTTGGGAACGGCGACGCCCCATTACTCGCGATCGCCTAGAATTAGGACATCAAGTTTGGCAAGCTTTGAGCGCTGAATCACCCCAAGGGCTGATGCAGATTGTGAATACCCAAACTCCCGAACTTCCCTCAATGGCGAGGGCGTTACGGCGACATCTCCAAGAACTCCCCTGGATAGACAATGGACTCAGCCTTACACAGCAACTAACTTTGGAAATTCTCAAAGATTTTAAAGCGATCGCCGCCGATAAACTCTTTGCAACCCTGGTTCTGGAGAAGGAACCCCTTCCCTATTTGGGAGACACTATGTATTGGCATATGCTGAGCGAAATGCTGCAAAGTAATTATCCACCATTGGAAATTACCATGGAATCCATAGAGCAACCATGGCCCAAGCGAGTACTCCAGCTCACCGAAACAGGACAGGCTTTAGTGAGAAAACAACTGAATTGGTGGAAAATTGGTAATAGCGATCGCTGGGTTGGTGGCATTCATCTAATCAGCGGTCAGCCCGTCTGGATGTGGGATGAACTGCGAAATCAACCAATTTTGCAATGA
- the larC gene encoding nickel pincer cofactor biosynthesis protein LarC: MVKIAYLQCPTGISGDMCLGALVSLGVPLEYLTEKLNGLGISKEFQLRAELVQRNGQQATKVHVDLVDDHHHHDHHHEHSHHHTRHLPEIEKMILLAGLPSRAQAWSLAVFGQLAVAEGAVHGIAPEKVHFHEVGAVDAIVDIVGTCLGLDWLGVESNHEGLPLLYCSAFPTGGGTVRAAHGQMAVPVPAVLKLWEMRGCPVYSNGIERELVTPTGAAIATTLARDFGATPPITIKQVGLGAGSSNLPIPNILRLWLGESASIQSDSIYTAETNSVETITVLETQIDDLNPQAIGYVFEALFAAGAVDVFTQSIGMKKSRPGILLTVICHPENLLNCEAVIFRETTTLGIRRTTQQRAILQREIQPVETEYGQVRVKIAWQGQSQNKVIANVQPEYEDCAELARKHNIPWREIQRLALQSWYLSDKN, encoded by the coding sequence ATGGTTAAAATTGCTTATCTTCAGTGTCCGACGGGAATCTCTGGTGATATGTGCTTGGGGGCGTTGGTGAGTTTGGGCGTTCCCCTAGAGTATTTAACAGAAAAACTCAATGGCTTAGGAATCAGCAAAGAGTTCCAATTAAGGGCAGAACTTGTGCAACGCAACGGTCAGCAGGCGACTAAAGTTCATGTAGATTTAGTAGACGATCATCACCACCACGACCACCACCACGAACACAGTCACCATCACACACGCCACCTGCCAGAAATTGAGAAGATGATTCTCCTAGCGGGGTTGCCATCACGGGCACAAGCGTGGAGTTTGGCTGTATTTGGGCAGTTGGCAGTAGCAGAAGGGGCAGTGCATGGGATTGCGCCTGAAAAAGTTCACTTCCATGAAGTGGGTGCTGTGGATGCGATTGTGGATATTGTCGGCACTTGTTTGGGATTGGATTGGTTGGGTGTTGAAAGCAATCACGAAGGATTGCCTTTACTATACTGCTCGGCATTTCCGACTGGAGGCGGTACTGTCAGGGCAGCACACGGTCAGATGGCGGTGCCAGTACCAGCAGTATTGAAGCTATGGGAAATGCGGGGTTGTCCAGTTTATAGTAACGGTATTGAACGGGAACTGGTGACACCTACAGGGGCTGCGATCGCTACTACCTTGGCTAGGGATTTTGGTGCTACACCTCCAATCACCATTAAGCAGGTGGGACTGGGAGCAGGTTCGAGCAATTTACCCATACCTAATATATTAAGGCTCTGGCTGGGAGAAAGCGCCAGTATACAATCAGATTCCATTTATACTGCTGAGACTAATTCAGTCGAAACCATAACTGTATTAGAAACTCAAATTGATGACTTAAATCCCCAAGCGATCGGCTATGTGTTTGAGGCGTTGTTTGCCGCTGGTGCGGTGGATGTCTTTACCCAGTCAATAGGGATGAAAAAGTCCCGTCCAGGAATTTTACTGACTGTGATTTGTCATCCAGAAAATTTACTCAATTGTGAAGCTGTTATATTCCGAGAAACCACGACTTTGGGAATTCGGCGAACTACCCAGCAACGCGCCATCTTACAACGAGAAATTCAACCGGTAGAAACTGAATATGGCCAAGTGCGGGTAAAAATAGCATGGCAAGGACAATCACAAAATAAAGTTATAGCTAACGTGCAACCAGAATATGAAGATTGTGCAGAATTAGCCCGAAAACATAATATTCCTTGGCGCGAAATTCAGCGGCTAGCGCTACAGAGTTGGTATTTGTCAGATAAAAACTAG